In Nomia melanderi isolate GNS246 chromosome 4, iyNomMela1, whole genome shotgun sequence, the following are encoded in one genomic region:
- the LOC116428334 gene encoding mutS protein homolog 4 isoform X2, giving the protein MNVMQTDKLFPPPKERSRNEARPREFNVPFLPNCRPTSNANFGLTTKWKSVSSNCSKRTDQRRNAARTRTSLSSSALPGSSRNYVPRSTTKSTTAVGSSVPESRGVIVAMTSGRGDARAEVGIAAMGVHCPHLILCQISDSQTYTNTLSKLYLFDPIQVLMPDTMCERVASRNILSRSIMEKFPETQLTPISRVHFNDTVGLERVRTLCAPEYSSVELFVKQKYYALAATAALVKYVEYSQRIVYSPKSVRIEFQGSPNAISIDLESARSLELVQSQCGQRNVSLLGVLDRCSTPMGRKLLRANILQPSCEECVIVDRQTAIAELVSNRALRTLLQPILRRLYGADRLAALSVVPVFHDNNVQCAEQNLNYVLLLKNMLDVVPELEAALSSAETDLLRKIRKRLENPRFRLMKERILETIHPDARSVSGYTSSNMQRCFAIKAGINDLLDVARRTYCELIDDMKTMVENLASKHKLPLSLGCNASDGYHIQAILPRNSTTETFQLPMEFIEVRKSKRICMMTTSALATLSQQCKISSEELHLMSNVLLCDLLQAAREHISCFFQLSTDVAELDVLSSLARASALHAYVRPTFGTKLELLDSRHPVLEVFGLDDPVPNNVSASVPWNFHVISGPNMSGKSTYLKQIVLLHIMAQIGCFVPAKRAAFRITDLIFCKIAVRDDIACNASTFALEMKEAQYILRSITPTSLVILDELCKGTAVEEGVSIAWAICERLLDSTAFIFAATHFAHLTKLAHLYCNVTNHYFETTSVQETSSDSGSPPRFLYTHRLKSGMASHADDYGIVLAELSGLPKSLTENARKYASKRAIADQIMGESSSWEHTCYRIVVEMYQLLERGEFHPEKITSQMERIAKLRIENANRDNEMEVQQTTSNVVTVNVDKRMEGTISKDSTCGTSWMNSLKQHTVDKIQTYEKNDFKGASLSNRTGVEQAQAENVQFQNNATSNLNGNDLDDSCRRPSNSFSSLSSYLLRTERFSNNMQGCSTPFNNMESQCIDKRVGNDSNFMANDTALSFSITRDLLPMEMSMLTNASTRLYEYCLSDFDFEKSDVFSGSSELVITSDAPTNL; this is encoded by the exons ATGAATGTTATGCAAACGGATAAATTGTTTCCACCACCGAAAGAGAGAAGCAGGAACGAGGCTAGACCAAGAGAATTCAACGTGCCTTTCTTGCCAAATTGTC GTCCGACGTCGAACGCGAACTTTGGATTAACGACGAAATGGAAATCGGTGAGTTCGAACTGCTCGAAACGCACGGATCAACGACGAAACGCGGCTAGAACTCGAACTTCGTTGTCGTCTTCTGCGTTGCCTGGTTCTTCGCGCAATTATGTCCCAAG GTCTACCACGAAGAGTACCACAGCAGTGGGCTCGAGCGTGCCTGAGTCCAGAGGCGTCATCGTCG CAATGACAAGCGGCCGTGGAGACGCAAGAGCCGAGGTAGGAATAGCCGCGATGGGTGTCCACTGTCCTCACCTGATCCTCTGTCAAATCAGTGACTCCCAGACGTACACGAATACCTTATCCAAATTATACTTGTTCGACCCTATTCAA GTTCTGATGCCAGACACAATGTGCGAACGCGTCGCGAGCAGGAACATCCTCTCTCGCTCTATCATGGAGAAGTTCCCAGAGACACAGCTGACACCGATATCTCGTGTTCACTTCAACGACACGGTCGGACTGGAACGGGTGCGCACCCTTTGCGCGCCAGAATACTCCTCTGTGGAGCTCTTCGTTAAACAAAA gtACTACGCGTTAGCTGCGACCGCTGCCTTGGTCAAGTACGTGGAATACTCGCAGCGTATCGTTTACTCTCCTAAATCGGTTCGAATCGAATTCCAAGGATCGCCGAACGCTATTAGTATAG ATCTGGAGAGCGCGCGAAGCTTGGAGCTAGTTCAGTCGCAGTGCGGTCAACGGAACGTCAGCTTGCTAGGTGTCCTAGACCGTTGTTCGACGCCAATGGGCAGAAAACTATTGCGCGCCAACATCTTACAGCCATCGTGCGAGGAATGCGTCATCGTCGACCGGCAAACTGCCATCGCCGAGCTGGTGTCCAACCGTGCTCTGCGAACTCTTCTTCAG CCAATCTTACGCCGTCTGTACGGCGCGGACAGACTCGCTGCGTTGTCGGTGGTGCCAGTTTTCCACGACAACAACGTACAATGCGCCGAGCAGAATTTGAATTACGTGCTGCTCCTGAAGAACATGTTGGACGTTGTGCCGGAACTCGAGGCAGCGCTGTCGTCGGCGGAGACCGATCTTCTTCGGAAAATCAGGAAg AGACTGGAGAACCCCCGGTTTCGACTGATGAAGGAGCGAATCCTCGAAACGATACATCCGGACGCGAGGTCCGTGTCGGGGTACACGTCCTCGAACATGCAACGCTGCTTCGCCATCAAGGCAGGCATCAACGACTTGTTGGACGTAGCGAGACGAACTTACTGCGAGCTGATCGACGATATGAAAA CCATGGTAGAGAATTTAGCGTCCAAGCACAAGCTACCTTTGTCCTTGGGCTGTAACGCGTCCGACGGTTATCACATCCAAGCTATTCTCCCTCGAAACTCCACCACAGAAACGTTTCAGTTACCAATGGAATTTATTGAG GTACGAAAAAGCAAACGGATCTGCATGATGACCACAAGCGCGCTCGCAACGTTGAGCCAACAATGTAAGATTTCGTCCGAAGAATTGCACTTAATGAGCAACGT ACTACTCTGCGACCTATTACAAGCTGCTCGTGAACACATCAGTTGTTTCTTTCAATTGAGCACCGATGTAGCAGAGTTAGACGTCTTAAGTTCACTCGCGAGAGCGAGTGCACTCCACGCGTACGTCAGACCAACGTTTGGAACGAAGCTGGAATTACTCGACTCCAGACATCCAGTCTTAGAAGTTTTTGGCCTCGATGATCCTGTGCCAAATAACGTT AGTGCCTCGGTACCTTGGAATTTCCATGTAATCTCTGGACCCAACATGAGTGGCAAATCAACTTACTTGAAGCAAATCGTGTTGTTGCATATAATGGCACAAATCGGTTGCTTCGTGCCAGCCAAACGAGCGGCGTTCCGTATAACGGATCTAATATTCTGCAAAATAGCCGTTCGCGACGACATTGCATGCAATGCTTCGACGTTTGCTCTCGAA ATGAAAGAGGCACAGTACATTCTGCGATCCATCACACCCACCTCGCTGGTTATTCTGGACGAATTGTGCAAGGGGACTGCAGTCGAGGAAGGTGTTTCCATCGCGTGGGCTATATGCGAACGACTTTTAGACTCCACCGCTTTTATCTTCGCCGCGACGCATTTCGCGCATTTGACGAAACTGGCGCACTTGTACTGCAACGTGACCAA CCATTACTTTGAAACGACGAGTGTGCAAGAAACTTCATCGGACAGCGGAAGTCCCCCTCGGTTCCTGTATACTCATCGACTAAAGTCTGGCATGGCATCTCACGCCGATGACTATGGTATCGTTTTAGCCGAATTATCCGGCTTGCCGAAATCTCTCACGGAAAACGCTCGGAAGTATGCTTCTAAACGAGCG ATTGCTGATCAAATTATGGGCGAATCCAGTTCATGGGAACACACGTGTTACCGTATCGTCGTTGAGATGTATCAACTCCTAGAAAGAGGAGAGTTCCATCCGGAGAAGATAACTAGCCAAATGGAACGTATCGCGAAGCTTCGAATAGAAAATGCGAATAGGGACAACGAAATGGAAGTTCAACAAACGACGAGCAATGTTGTCACAGTTAATGTGGACAAGAGGATGGAAGGGACCATTTCAAAGGATTCCACGTGTGGAACAAGCTGGATGAATTCGTTGAAGCAGCATACAGTTGACAAAATCCAAACTTATgagaaaaatgatttcaaagGAGCTTCTTTGTCGAATCGTACAGGCGTGGAACAAGCTCAAGCAGAAAATGTTCAGTTTCAGAATAATGCTACCTCCAATTTAAATGGAAATGATCTCGATGATTCCTGCAGGCGACCTTCCAACTCATTCAGTTCTTTGTCCTCTTATTTGCTGAGAACTGAACGTTTTTCAAACAACATGCAAGGGTGTTCGACACCGTTTAATAACATGGAGTCTCAGTGCATTGACAAACGGGTAGGAAACGACTCGAACTTCATGGCTAACGATACTGCTCTATCCTTTTCCATTACGCGTGATTTACTGCCAATGGAAATGTCAATGTTAACCAATGCATCGACGAGACTGTACGAGTATTGCCTGTCGGATTTTGATTTTGAGAAGTCTGATGTTTTCAGTGGTAGTAGTGAATTAGTAATTACATCTGATGCTCCAACTAATCTTTAA
- the LOC116428334 gene encoding mutS protein homolog 4 isoform X1, protein MNVMQTDKLFPPPKERSRNEARPREFNVPFLPNCRPTSNANFGLTTKWKSVSSNCSKRTDQRRNAARTRTSLSSSALPGSSRNYVPRSTTKSTTAVGSSVPESRGVIVAMTSGRGDARAEVGIAAMGVHCPHLILCQISDSQTYTNTLSKLYLFDPIQVLMPDTMCERVASRNILSRSIMEKFPETQLTPISRVHFNDTVGLERVRTLCAPEYSSVELFVKQKYYALAATAALVKYVEYSQRIVYSPKSVRIEFQGSPNAISIDLESARSLELVQSQCGQRNVSLLGVLDRCSTPMGRKLLRANILQPSCEECVIVDRQTAIAELVSNRALRTLLQVQTSFLPCNHDLPLYLSSSFPACYSPIVARHIFLQPILRRLYGADRLAALSVVPVFHDNNVQCAEQNLNYVLLLKNMLDVVPELEAALSSAETDLLRKIRKRLENPRFRLMKERILETIHPDARSVSGYTSSNMQRCFAIKAGINDLLDVARRTYCELIDDMKTMVENLASKHKLPLSLGCNASDGYHIQAILPRNSTTETFQLPMEFIEVRKSKRICMMTTSALATLSQQCKISSEELHLMSNVLLCDLLQAAREHISCFFQLSTDVAELDVLSSLARASALHAYVRPTFGTKLELLDSRHPVLEVFGLDDPVPNNVSASVPWNFHVISGPNMSGKSTYLKQIVLLHIMAQIGCFVPAKRAAFRITDLIFCKIAVRDDIACNASTFALEMKEAQYILRSITPTSLVILDELCKGTAVEEGVSIAWAICERLLDSTAFIFAATHFAHLTKLAHLYCNVTNHYFETTSVQETSSDSGSPPRFLYTHRLKSGMASHADDYGIVLAELSGLPKSLTENARKYASKRAIADQIMGESSSWEHTCYRIVVEMYQLLERGEFHPEKITSQMERIAKLRIENANRDNEMEVQQTTSNVVTVNVDKRMEGTISKDSTCGTSWMNSLKQHTVDKIQTYEKNDFKGASLSNRTGVEQAQAENVQFQNNATSNLNGNDLDDSCRRPSNSFSSLSSYLLRTERFSNNMQGCSTPFNNMESQCIDKRVGNDSNFMANDTALSFSITRDLLPMEMSMLTNASTRLYEYCLSDFDFEKSDVFSGSSELVITSDAPTNL, encoded by the exons ATGAATGTTATGCAAACGGATAAATTGTTTCCACCACCGAAAGAGAGAAGCAGGAACGAGGCTAGACCAAGAGAATTCAACGTGCCTTTCTTGCCAAATTGTC GTCCGACGTCGAACGCGAACTTTGGATTAACGACGAAATGGAAATCGGTGAGTTCGAACTGCTCGAAACGCACGGATCAACGACGAAACGCGGCTAGAACTCGAACTTCGTTGTCGTCTTCTGCGTTGCCTGGTTCTTCGCGCAATTATGTCCCAAG GTCTACCACGAAGAGTACCACAGCAGTGGGCTCGAGCGTGCCTGAGTCCAGAGGCGTCATCGTCG CAATGACAAGCGGCCGTGGAGACGCAAGAGCCGAGGTAGGAATAGCCGCGATGGGTGTCCACTGTCCTCACCTGATCCTCTGTCAAATCAGTGACTCCCAGACGTACACGAATACCTTATCCAAATTATACTTGTTCGACCCTATTCAA GTTCTGATGCCAGACACAATGTGCGAACGCGTCGCGAGCAGGAACATCCTCTCTCGCTCTATCATGGAGAAGTTCCCAGAGACACAGCTGACACCGATATCTCGTGTTCACTTCAACGACACGGTCGGACTGGAACGGGTGCGCACCCTTTGCGCGCCAGAATACTCCTCTGTGGAGCTCTTCGTTAAACAAAA gtACTACGCGTTAGCTGCGACCGCTGCCTTGGTCAAGTACGTGGAATACTCGCAGCGTATCGTTTACTCTCCTAAATCGGTTCGAATCGAATTCCAAGGATCGCCGAACGCTATTAGTATAG ATCTGGAGAGCGCGCGAAGCTTGGAGCTAGTTCAGTCGCAGTGCGGTCAACGGAACGTCAGCTTGCTAGGTGTCCTAGACCGTTGTTCGACGCCAATGGGCAGAAAACTATTGCGCGCCAACATCTTACAGCCATCGTGCGAGGAATGCGTCATCGTCGACCGGCAAACTGCCATCGCCGAGCTGGTGTCCAACCGTGCTCTGCGAACTCTTCTTCAGGTTCAAACATCTTTCCTTCCATGCAACCATGATTTACCTCTTTatctttcctcttcttttcctGCTTGTTACTCGCCAATTGTAGCTCGCCATATTTTTCTACAGCCAATCTTACGCCGTCTGTACGGCGCGGACAGACTCGCTGCGTTGTCGGTGGTGCCAGTTTTCCACGACAACAACGTACAATGCGCCGAGCAGAATTTGAATTACGTGCTGCTCCTGAAGAACATGTTGGACGTTGTGCCGGAACTCGAGGCAGCGCTGTCGTCGGCGGAGACCGATCTTCTTCGGAAAATCAGGAAg AGACTGGAGAACCCCCGGTTTCGACTGATGAAGGAGCGAATCCTCGAAACGATACATCCGGACGCGAGGTCCGTGTCGGGGTACACGTCCTCGAACATGCAACGCTGCTTCGCCATCAAGGCAGGCATCAACGACTTGTTGGACGTAGCGAGACGAACTTACTGCGAGCTGATCGACGATATGAAAA CCATGGTAGAGAATTTAGCGTCCAAGCACAAGCTACCTTTGTCCTTGGGCTGTAACGCGTCCGACGGTTATCACATCCAAGCTATTCTCCCTCGAAACTCCACCACAGAAACGTTTCAGTTACCAATGGAATTTATTGAG GTACGAAAAAGCAAACGGATCTGCATGATGACCACAAGCGCGCTCGCAACGTTGAGCCAACAATGTAAGATTTCGTCCGAAGAATTGCACTTAATGAGCAACGT ACTACTCTGCGACCTATTACAAGCTGCTCGTGAACACATCAGTTGTTTCTTTCAATTGAGCACCGATGTAGCAGAGTTAGACGTCTTAAGTTCACTCGCGAGAGCGAGTGCACTCCACGCGTACGTCAGACCAACGTTTGGAACGAAGCTGGAATTACTCGACTCCAGACATCCAGTCTTAGAAGTTTTTGGCCTCGATGATCCTGTGCCAAATAACGTT AGTGCCTCGGTACCTTGGAATTTCCATGTAATCTCTGGACCCAACATGAGTGGCAAATCAACTTACTTGAAGCAAATCGTGTTGTTGCATATAATGGCACAAATCGGTTGCTTCGTGCCAGCCAAACGAGCGGCGTTCCGTATAACGGATCTAATATTCTGCAAAATAGCCGTTCGCGACGACATTGCATGCAATGCTTCGACGTTTGCTCTCGAA ATGAAAGAGGCACAGTACATTCTGCGATCCATCACACCCACCTCGCTGGTTATTCTGGACGAATTGTGCAAGGGGACTGCAGTCGAGGAAGGTGTTTCCATCGCGTGGGCTATATGCGAACGACTTTTAGACTCCACCGCTTTTATCTTCGCCGCGACGCATTTCGCGCATTTGACGAAACTGGCGCACTTGTACTGCAACGTGACCAA CCATTACTTTGAAACGACGAGTGTGCAAGAAACTTCATCGGACAGCGGAAGTCCCCCTCGGTTCCTGTATACTCATCGACTAAAGTCTGGCATGGCATCTCACGCCGATGACTATGGTATCGTTTTAGCCGAATTATCCGGCTTGCCGAAATCTCTCACGGAAAACGCTCGGAAGTATGCTTCTAAACGAGCG ATTGCTGATCAAATTATGGGCGAATCCAGTTCATGGGAACACACGTGTTACCGTATCGTCGTTGAGATGTATCAACTCCTAGAAAGAGGAGAGTTCCATCCGGAGAAGATAACTAGCCAAATGGAACGTATCGCGAAGCTTCGAATAGAAAATGCGAATAGGGACAACGAAATGGAAGTTCAACAAACGACGAGCAATGTTGTCACAGTTAATGTGGACAAGAGGATGGAAGGGACCATTTCAAAGGATTCCACGTGTGGAACAAGCTGGATGAATTCGTTGAAGCAGCATACAGTTGACAAAATCCAAACTTATgagaaaaatgatttcaaagGAGCTTCTTTGTCGAATCGTACAGGCGTGGAACAAGCTCAAGCAGAAAATGTTCAGTTTCAGAATAATGCTACCTCCAATTTAAATGGAAATGATCTCGATGATTCCTGCAGGCGACCTTCCAACTCATTCAGTTCTTTGTCCTCTTATTTGCTGAGAACTGAACGTTTTTCAAACAACATGCAAGGGTGTTCGACACCGTTTAATAACATGGAGTCTCAGTGCATTGACAAACGGGTAGGAAACGACTCGAACTTCATGGCTAACGATACTGCTCTATCCTTTTCCATTACGCGTGATTTACTGCCAATGGAAATGTCAATGTTAACCAATGCATCGACGAGACTGTACGAGTATTGCCTGTCGGATTTTGATTTTGAGAAGTCTGATGTTTTCAGTGGTAGTAGTGAATTAGTAATTACATCTGATGCTCCAACTAATCTTTAA
- the LOC116428334 gene encoding mutS protein homolog 4 isoform X3 yields the protein MSQGLPRRVPQQWARACLSPEASSSVLMPDTMCERVASRNILSRSIMEKFPETQLTPISRVHFNDTVGLERVRTLCAPEYSSVELFVKQKYYALAATAALVKYVEYSQRIVYSPKSVRIEFQGSPNAISIDLESARSLELVQSQCGQRNVSLLGVLDRCSTPMGRKLLRANILQPSCEECVIVDRQTAIAELVSNRALRTLLQVQTSFLPCNHDLPLYLSSSFPACYSPIVARHIFLQPILRRLYGADRLAALSVVPVFHDNNVQCAEQNLNYVLLLKNMLDVVPELEAALSSAETDLLRKIRKRLENPRFRLMKERILETIHPDARSVSGYTSSNMQRCFAIKAGINDLLDVARRTYCELIDDMKTMVENLASKHKLPLSLGCNASDGYHIQAILPRNSTTETFQLPMEFIEVRKSKRICMMTTSALATLSQQCKISSEELHLMSNVLLCDLLQAAREHISCFFQLSTDVAELDVLSSLARASALHAYVRPTFGTKLELLDSRHPVLEVFGLDDPVPNNVSASVPWNFHVISGPNMSGKSTYLKQIVLLHIMAQIGCFVPAKRAAFRITDLIFCKIAVRDDIACNASTFALEMKEAQYILRSITPTSLVILDELCKGTAVEEGVSIAWAICERLLDSTAFIFAATHFAHLTKLAHLYCNVTNHYFETTSVQETSSDSGSPPRFLYTHRLKSGMASHADDYGIVLAELSGLPKSLTENARKYASKRAIADQIMGESSSWEHTCYRIVVEMYQLLERGEFHPEKITSQMERIAKLRIENANRDNEMEVQQTTSNVVTVNVDKRMEGTISKDSTCGTSWMNSLKQHTVDKIQTYEKNDFKGASLSNRTGVEQAQAENVQFQNNATSNLNGNDLDDSCRRPSNSFSSLSSYLLRTERFSNNMQGCSTPFNNMESQCIDKRVGNDSNFMANDTALSFSITRDLLPMEMSMLTNASTRLYEYCLSDFDFEKSDVFSGSSELVITSDAPTNL from the exons ATGTCCCAAG GTCTACCACGAAGAGTACCACAGCAGTGGGCTCGAGCGTGCCTGAGTCCAGAGGCGTCATCGTCG GTTCTGATGCCAGACACAATGTGCGAACGCGTCGCGAGCAGGAACATCCTCTCTCGCTCTATCATGGAGAAGTTCCCAGAGACACAGCTGACACCGATATCTCGTGTTCACTTCAACGACACGGTCGGACTGGAACGGGTGCGCACCCTTTGCGCGCCAGAATACTCCTCTGTGGAGCTCTTCGTTAAACAAAA gtACTACGCGTTAGCTGCGACCGCTGCCTTGGTCAAGTACGTGGAATACTCGCAGCGTATCGTTTACTCTCCTAAATCGGTTCGAATCGAATTCCAAGGATCGCCGAACGCTATTAGTATAG ATCTGGAGAGCGCGCGAAGCTTGGAGCTAGTTCAGTCGCAGTGCGGTCAACGGAACGTCAGCTTGCTAGGTGTCCTAGACCGTTGTTCGACGCCAATGGGCAGAAAACTATTGCGCGCCAACATCTTACAGCCATCGTGCGAGGAATGCGTCATCGTCGACCGGCAAACTGCCATCGCCGAGCTGGTGTCCAACCGTGCTCTGCGAACTCTTCTTCAGGTTCAAACATCTTTCCTTCCATGCAACCATGATTTACCTCTTTatctttcctcttcttttcctGCTTGTTACTCGCCAATTGTAGCTCGCCATATTTTTCTACAGCCAATCTTACGCCGTCTGTACGGCGCGGACAGACTCGCTGCGTTGTCGGTGGTGCCAGTTTTCCACGACAACAACGTACAATGCGCCGAGCAGAATTTGAATTACGTGCTGCTCCTGAAGAACATGTTGGACGTTGTGCCGGAACTCGAGGCAGCGCTGTCGTCGGCGGAGACCGATCTTCTTCGGAAAATCAGGAAg AGACTGGAGAACCCCCGGTTTCGACTGATGAAGGAGCGAATCCTCGAAACGATACATCCGGACGCGAGGTCCGTGTCGGGGTACACGTCCTCGAACATGCAACGCTGCTTCGCCATCAAGGCAGGCATCAACGACTTGTTGGACGTAGCGAGACGAACTTACTGCGAGCTGATCGACGATATGAAAA CCATGGTAGAGAATTTAGCGTCCAAGCACAAGCTACCTTTGTCCTTGGGCTGTAACGCGTCCGACGGTTATCACATCCAAGCTATTCTCCCTCGAAACTCCACCACAGAAACGTTTCAGTTACCAATGGAATTTATTGAG GTACGAAAAAGCAAACGGATCTGCATGATGACCACAAGCGCGCTCGCAACGTTGAGCCAACAATGTAAGATTTCGTCCGAAGAATTGCACTTAATGAGCAACGT ACTACTCTGCGACCTATTACAAGCTGCTCGTGAACACATCAGTTGTTTCTTTCAATTGAGCACCGATGTAGCAGAGTTAGACGTCTTAAGTTCACTCGCGAGAGCGAGTGCACTCCACGCGTACGTCAGACCAACGTTTGGAACGAAGCTGGAATTACTCGACTCCAGACATCCAGTCTTAGAAGTTTTTGGCCTCGATGATCCTGTGCCAAATAACGTT AGTGCCTCGGTACCTTGGAATTTCCATGTAATCTCTGGACCCAACATGAGTGGCAAATCAACTTACTTGAAGCAAATCGTGTTGTTGCATATAATGGCACAAATCGGTTGCTTCGTGCCAGCCAAACGAGCGGCGTTCCGTATAACGGATCTAATATTCTGCAAAATAGCCGTTCGCGACGACATTGCATGCAATGCTTCGACGTTTGCTCTCGAA ATGAAAGAGGCACAGTACATTCTGCGATCCATCACACCCACCTCGCTGGTTATTCTGGACGAATTGTGCAAGGGGACTGCAGTCGAGGAAGGTGTTTCCATCGCGTGGGCTATATGCGAACGACTTTTAGACTCCACCGCTTTTATCTTCGCCGCGACGCATTTCGCGCATTTGACGAAACTGGCGCACTTGTACTGCAACGTGACCAA CCATTACTTTGAAACGACGAGTGTGCAAGAAACTTCATCGGACAGCGGAAGTCCCCCTCGGTTCCTGTATACTCATCGACTAAAGTCTGGCATGGCATCTCACGCCGATGACTATGGTATCGTTTTAGCCGAATTATCCGGCTTGCCGAAATCTCTCACGGAAAACGCTCGGAAGTATGCTTCTAAACGAGCG ATTGCTGATCAAATTATGGGCGAATCCAGTTCATGGGAACACACGTGTTACCGTATCGTCGTTGAGATGTATCAACTCCTAGAAAGAGGAGAGTTCCATCCGGAGAAGATAACTAGCCAAATGGAACGTATCGCGAAGCTTCGAATAGAAAATGCGAATAGGGACAACGAAATGGAAGTTCAACAAACGACGAGCAATGTTGTCACAGTTAATGTGGACAAGAGGATGGAAGGGACCATTTCAAAGGATTCCACGTGTGGAACAAGCTGGATGAATTCGTTGAAGCAGCATACAGTTGACAAAATCCAAACTTATgagaaaaatgatttcaaagGAGCTTCTTTGTCGAATCGTACAGGCGTGGAACAAGCTCAAGCAGAAAATGTTCAGTTTCAGAATAATGCTACCTCCAATTTAAATGGAAATGATCTCGATGATTCCTGCAGGCGACCTTCCAACTCATTCAGTTCTTTGTCCTCTTATTTGCTGAGAACTGAACGTTTTTCAAACAACATGCAAGGGTGTTCGACACCGTTTAATAACATGGAGTCTCAGTGCATTGACAAACGGGTAGGAAACGACTCGAACTTCATGGCTAACGATACTGCTCTATCCTTTTCCATTACGCGTGATTTACTGCCAATGGAAATGTCAATGTTAACCAATGCATCGACGAGACTGTACGAGTATTGCCTGTCGGATTTTGATTTTGAGAAGTCTGATGTTTTCAGTGGTAGTAGTGAATTAGTAATTACATCTGATGCTCCAACTAATCTTTAA